In a genomic window of Melanotaenia boesemani isolate fMelBoe1 chromosome 1, fMelBoe1.pri, whole genome shotgun sequence:
- the LOC121642239 gene encoding EGF-like repeat and discoidin I-like domain-containing protein 3 isoform X2: MKRSKNAITVYLGAFTLLLCLHLVRGDYCEVNHCHNGATCVTGVGEDPFICICPDGFGGDTCNLTETGPCSPNPCKNDGSCEVIAPTRRGDVFNEYICRCQPGFEGVHCQINVNDCANQPCVNGGACRDLDGDYTCECPSPYVGKHCQLRCISLLGMEGGMIVESQISASSVHYGVLGLQRWGPELARLNNQGIVNAWTSATYDRNPWIEINMQKKMRLTGIISQGASRMGAAEYIKAFKVASSLDGISYITYKGDGTRRDKVFVGNIDNDSTKANMFDPPIVAQYIRIIPVVCRRACTLRMELVGCELHGCSEPLGMKSRLISDDQLSASSTFRTWGIDTFTWHPQFARLDKAGKTNAWSPAHNNRSEWIQVDLQKTKRLTGIITQGAKDFGVVQFVSEFKVAYSNDGKSWSTVKEENTSNDKLFQGNIDNNTHKKNLFEPPFYAQYVRVIPWAWHERITLRMELLGCDD; encoded by the exons ATGAAACGCTCTAAGAATGCCATCACAGTGTATTTAGGAGCGTTTACTCTCCTCCTTTGCCTGCATTTAGTCAGAG GTGACTACTGTGAAGTGAATCATTGCCACAATGGAGCAACATGTGTGACGGGCGTAGGAGAAGATCCCTTCATTTGTATCTGTCCTGATGGCTTTGGGGGAGACACTTGTAACCTGACAGAGACAG GACCCTGTAGTCCTAATCCCTGTAAGAACGACGGGTCTTGCGAGGTCATTGCTCCAACCAGACGAGGAGATGTTTTCAATGAGTACATCTGCAGATGTCAGCCTGGCTTTGAGGGAGTGCACTGTCAGATCA ATGTAAATGATTGTGCCAACCAGCCTTGTGTGAATGGAGGGGCATGTCGAGATCTTGATGGAGACTACACCTGCGAGTGTCCCTCACCATATGTTGGAAAGCACTGCCAGCTTC GTTGTATTTCTCTGCTGGGGATGGAAGGAGGAATGATCGTAGAGTCCCAGATTTCTGCCTCCTCAGTGCATTATGGCGTTCTGGGCCTTCAGCGCTGGGGTCCGGAGTTGGCGCGACTCAACAACCAAGGCATCGTCAATGCCTGGACGTCCGCCACCTATGACAGGAACCCCTGGATTGAG ATCAACATGCAGAAGAAGATGCGTCTGACTGGCATCATCAGTCAGGGAGCTAGTCGCATGGGCGCAGCTGAGTACATCAAGGCCTTCAAGGTGGCAAGCAGCTTAGATGGAATCAGTTACATCACCTACAAAGGAGATGGCACACGGAGAGATAAG gtttttgtggGCAACATCGATAACGACAGCACAAAGGCCAACATGTTTGACCCTCCTATCGTGGCACAATACATTCGCATCATTCCTGTGGTTTGTCGGAGGGCCTGCACACTGCGCATGGAGCTGGTGGGGTGTGAACTCCATG GTTGCTCTGAACCTCTGGGAATGAAGTCCCGTCTCATCTCGGATGACCAACTTTCAGCCTCCAGCACCTTCCGCACGTGGGGCATTGATACCTTCACTTGGCATCCTCAGTTTGCTCGACTGGATAAGGCGGGAAAGACAAACGCCTGGTCTCCCGCCCACAACAACCGCTCAGAGTGGATTCAG GTTGATcttcagaaaacaaaacgtCTCACAGGCATCATCACTCAGGGTGCAAAGGACTTTGGGGTGGTTCAGTTTGTGTCAGAGTTTAAAGTGGCATACAGCAATGACGGAAAATCATGGAGTACAGTGAAGGAGGAGAACACCAGCAACGATAAG CTTTTCCAAGGAAACATTGATAACAACACCCATAAGAAGAATCTGTTTGAGCCTCCATTCTACGCTCAGTACGTCAGGGTCATTCCCTGGGCATGGCACGAACGGATCACTCTACGCATGGAGCTGCTGGGCTGTGATGACTAG
- the LOC121642239 gene encoding EGF-like repeat and discoidin I-like domain-containing protein 3 isoform X1, which produces MKRSKNAITVYLGAFTLLLCLHLVRGDYCEVNHCHNGATCVTGVGEDPFICICPDGFGGDTCNLTETGPCSPNPCKNDGSCEVIAPTRRGDVFNEYICRCQPGFEGVHCQINVNDCANQPCVNGGACRDLDGDYTCECPSPYVGKHCQLRCISLLGMEGGMIVESQISASSVHYGVLGLQRWGPELARLNNQGIVNAWTSATYDRNPWIEINMQKKMRLTGIISQGASRMGAAEYIKAFKVASSLDGISYITYKGDGTRRDKVFVGNIDNDSTKANMFDPPIVAQYIRIIPVVCRRACTLRMELVGCELHVHSNTTGCSEPLGMKSRLISDDQLSASSTFRTWGIDTFTWHPQFARLDKAGKTNAWSPAHNNRSEWIQVDLQKTKRLTGIITQGAKDFGVVQFVSEFKVAYSNDGKSWSTVKEENTSNDKLFQGNIDNNTHKKNLFEPPFYAQYVRVIPWAWHERITLRMELLGCDD; this is translated from the exons ATGAAACGCTCTAAGAATGCCATCACAGTGTATTTAGGAGCGTTTACTCTCCTCCTTTGCCTGCATTTAGTCAGAG GTGACTACTGTGAAGTGAATCATTGCCACAATGGAGCAACATGTGTGACGGGCGTAGGAGAAGATCCCTTCATTTGTATCTGTCCTGATGGCTTTGGGGGAGACACTTGTAACCTGACAGAGACAG GACCCTGTAGTCCTAATCCCTGTAAGAACGACGGGTCTTGCGAGGTCATTGCTCCAACCAGACGAGGAGATGTTTTCAATGAGTACATCTGCAGATGTCAGCCTGGCTTTGAGGGAGTGCACTGTCAGATCA ATGTAAATGATTGTGCCAACCAGCCTTGTGTGAATGGAGGGGCATGTCGAGATCTTGATGGAGACTACACCTGCGAGTGTCCCTCACCATATGTTGGAAAGCACTGCCAGCTTC GTTGTATTTCTCTGCTGGGGATGGAAGGAGGAATGATCGTAGAGTCCCAGATTTCTGCCTCCTCAGTGCATTATGGCGTTCTGGGCCTTCAGCGCTGGGGTCCGGAGTTGGCGCGACTCAACAACCAAGGCATCGTCAATGCCTGGACGTCCGCCACCTATGACAGGAACCCCTGGATTGAG ATCAACATGCAGAAGAAGATGCGTCTGACTGGCATCATCAGTCAGGGAGCTAGTCGCATGGGCGCAGCTGAGTACATCAAGGCCTTCAAGGTGGCAAGCAGCTTAGATGGAATCAGTTACATCACCTACAAAGGAGATGGCACACGGAGAGATAAG gtttttgtggGCAACATCGATAACGACAGCACAAAGGCCAACATGTTTGACCCTCCTATCGTGGCACAATACATTCGCATCATTCCTGTGGTTTGTCGGAGGGCCTGCACACTGCGCATGGAGCTGGTGGGGTGTGAACTCCATG TTCATTCAAACACAACAGGTTGCTCTGAACCTCTGGGAATGAAGTCCCGTCTCATCTCGGATGACCAACTTTCAGCCTCCAGCACCTTCCGCACGTGGGGCATTGATACCTTCACTTGGCATCCTCAGTTTGCTCGACTGGATAAGGCGGGAAAGACAAACGCCTGGTCTCCCGCCCACAACAACCGCTCAGAGTGGATTCAG GTTGATcttcagaaaacaaaacgtCTCACAGGCATCATCACTCAGGGTGCAAAGGACTTTGGGGTGGTTCAGTTTGTGTCAGAGTTTAAAGTGGCATACAGCAATGACGGAAAATCATGGAGTACAGTGAAGGAGGAGAACACCAGCAACGATAAG CTTTTCCAAGGAAACATTGATAACAACACCCATAAGAAGAATCTGTTTGAGCCTCCATTCTACGCTCAGTACGTCAGGGTCATTCCCTGGGCATGGCACGAACGGATCACTCTACGCATGGAGCTGCTGGGCTGTGATGACTAG
- the LOC121641635 gene encoding hyaluronan and proteoglycan link protein 3-like — protein sequence MRICCLQIMLLSVVQLFFSYCSLAAFSVQNNFFYQDIFRANGKKEIYFSDVRLHVDSAQPSVFAVRGGNTTLPCRFWYERKPSSQREARIKWSWLPASGRHEEDVLVAIGSHIRSFGVFRGRVELRQDFPGDAALVMTDLQLNDTGRYRCEVVDGLEDKSATVHLELQGVVFPYQHPRGRYHLSFLGAQQVCEEQDSTLATFTQLFQSWKEGLNWCNAGWLADGTVQYPITQPRVPCGGHSLAPGVRSYGRRHLKLHRYDVFCFSSSIRGKVYYLESSQKMNLTESQRACQEDGAEIAKVGQLYAAWRFAGLDRCDAGWLADGSVRYPISRPRRNCGPPEPGVRSFGFPPLQHKHGVYCYKLDD from the exons ATGAGGATTTGTTGCCTCCAAATAATGCTGCTGTCAGTGGTTCAGCTGTTCTTCTCATATTGTTCCTTGGCTGCTTTCTCAGTCCAGAACAATTTCTTCTATCAAGACATTTTCAGGGCAAATGGCAAAAAAGAAA TTTATTTCAGTGATGTGAGGCTCCATGTGGACTCTGCTCAGCCATCAGTGTTTGCAGTCAGAGGGGGTAACACTACCCTTCCATGCAGGTTTTGGTACGAGCGCAAGCCAAGCTCACAGAGGGAGGCTCGGATCAAGTGGTCCTGGCTGCCTGCTTCTGGTAGACATGAGGAGGACGTGCTGGTGGCTATTGGCTCACATATTCGAAGTTTTGGAGTCTTTAG GGGCCGCGTGGAGCTCAGACAAGATTTCCCTGGAGATGCTGCACTTGTGATGACTGACCTTCAGCTGAATGATACTGGTCGATACAGATGTGAGGTGGTGGATGGATTAGAAGACAAGAGCGCAACAGTTCATCTGGAGTTACAAG GTGTGGTGTTTCCCTACCAGCACCCTCGTGGCCGATACCATCTGAGCTTCCTGGGAGCCCAACAGGTCTGTGAGGAACAGGACTCCACACTGGCCACTTTCACACAACTTTTTCAGTCCTGGAAAGAGGGTCTGAACTGGTGCAACGCAGGCTGGCTGGCTGACGGGACAGTCCAGTACCCCATCACACAACCGAGAGTGCCTTGTGGGGGGCATAGCCTCGCTCCAGGAGTGCGCAGCTATGGCAGAAGACACCTGAAGCTTCATCGCTATGATGtcttctgcttctcttcttCAATCAGAG ggaaAGTTTACTATCTTGAGTCCTCTCAAAAGATGAACCTGACTGAGTCTCAGCGGGCCTGTCAGGAGGATGGAGCAGAGATAGCCAAAGTCGGGCAGTTGTACGCTGCCTGGAGGTTCGCAGGTCTGGACCGCTGTGATGCAGGATGGCTGGCTGATGGAAGTGTTCGGTATCCCATCAGCAGGCCACGTAGAAACTGTGGTCCTCCTGAGCCGGGGGTACGCAGCTTTGGTTTCCCCCctctgcagcacaaacatggAGTCTACTGCTACAAGTTAGATGATTGA
- the LOC121640751 gene encoding uncharacterized protein LOC121640751, producing the protein MALEKKMDQQPNIHFSIRKGLSFPPLEQCTTCCSKGLYHCPFCLPTFFKPTKRSRVMVHLDNHLRRACYFGEYTIHKCALECRKQPHFHCLYCNGTFIKKETFSSHFLACQEGHQQQKNLELFNLQTVVPQSVQISEVTPEESLIPSFHMESNDGSEGDDITIIPDSGEEDCQEGSSSHSVTHFISRSNTPGTVGRVTMSAGPDSSKRDQMVQTNIEKPQDCDEYYFMNLVKMFKKLCPKKKTEVRMKIERILFEAEFQ; encoded by the exons ATGGCTCTTGAGAAAAAGATGGATCAGCAGCCAAAT ATCCATTTTTCCATCCGGAAAGGACTGTCCTTCCCTCCTCTGGAGCAATGCACAACTTGCTGCTCTAAAGGCCTATATCATTGTCCGTTTTGTTtaccaacattttttaaaccaacAAAGCGATCAAGGGTTATGGTTCATTTGGACAATCACTTGAGGAGAGCCTGCTATTTTGGgg aGTACACAATCCACAAATGTGCACTGGAGTGCAGGAAACAACCACATTTCCACTGTTTGTATTGCAATGGCACATTTATAAAGAAAGAGACTTTCAGCAGTCATTTTTTAGCGTGCCAAGAGGGgcaccagcagcagaagaatctAGAACTCTTCAACTTGCAAACAGTAGTTCCACAAAGTGTCCAAATCAGCGAAGTGACCCCTGAAGAGAGCCTCATTCCCTCATTTCACATG GAGAGCAATGATGGCAGTGAAGGTGATGATATCACCATAATTCCTGATTCTGGGGAAGAAGACTGCCAAGAAGGGAGCAGCAGCCACTCTGTGACTCATTTCATCTCCAGGTCAAACACACCAGGCACAGTGGGGAGGGTGACAATGAGTGCAGGGCCAGACTCCTCTAAACGTGATCAAATGGTACAGACAAATATTGAAAAACCTCAAGACTGTGACGAATACTACTTCATGAATCtggtgaaaatgtttaaaaagttgtgtcctaagaaaaagacagaggtCAGGATGAAAATTGAGAGGATCCTGTTCGAAGCTGAGTTTCAGTAG